A genome region from Macrotis lagotis isolate mMagLag1 chromosome 4, bilby.v1.9.chrom.fasta, whole genome shotgun sequence includes the following:
- the SLC10A1 gene encoding hepatic sodium/bile acid cotransporter, which yields MEAKTWGLSTTNASSPLNFTLPPNFGKRPTDLVLSIILVLMLFIIMISLGCTLEFSKMKAHFWKPKGIAIALISQYGVMPLTAFALGKIFQLNSIEALAILICGCSPGGTLSNVFSLALKGDMNLSIVMTTCSTFFALGLMPLLLFIYSRGLYEGDLKTKVPYGQIAISLVLILIPCTLGIIINSKRPQYGRYIVKGGMIIMLISSVAIAILTAINVGRSIMLIMTFHLVATSALMPFIGFTLGYILSFILRLNGRCRRTVSMETGCQNVQLCSTILNVTFPPEVIGPLFFFPLLYMIFQLGEGLLLIAIFKCYNKIKTPKDKTKMIYTAVSDTVKEAGARTLGNGTSVA from the exons ATGGAGGCCAAGACTTGGGGCTTGAGTACCACCAATGCTTCTTCTCCCCTCAACTTCACTCTACCACCCAATTTCGGCAAGCGTCCCACCGACCTGGTTCTCAGTATCATTTTAGTACTCATGCTCTTCATTATCATGATTTCCCTAGGGTGTACTTTGGAATTCAGCAAGATGAAAGCTCATTTCTGGAAGCCCAAGGGGATTGCCATTGCCTTGATCTCTCAGTATGGGGTGATGCCACTCACAGCCTTCGCTCTGGGCAAGATCTTCCAGTTGAACAGTATTGAGGCTTTAGCCATCTTGATATGTGGCTGTTCCCCAGGTGGGACCCTGTCCAACGTCTTCAGTTTGGCGCTAAAGGGAGACATGAACCTCAG CATTGTGATGACCACCTGCTCCACATTCTTTGCCCTGGGCCTGATGCCTCTCCTCCTGTTTATCTACTCCAGGGGACTCTATGAGGGGGATCTCAAGACCAAGGTCCCCTATGGGCAGATTGCCATCTCACTGGTTCTGATACTTATTCCATGCACTCTAGGAATCATCATTAATTCCAAGAGGCCACAATATGGACGTTACATTGTTAAG GGAGGAATGATCAtaatgctcatttcatcagtagcCATTGCTATCCTTACTGCCATCAATGTTGGCCGAAGCATCATGCTGATCATGACATTTCATCTTGTGGCAACTTCTGCTCTGATGCCTTTTATTGGCTTTACTCTGGGTTATATCCTCTCATTCATCCTACGACTCAATGGACG ATGCAGACGAACTGTCAGCATGGAGACTGGATGCCAGAATGTCCAATTATGCTCTACCATCCTCAATGTGACCTTTCCTCCAGAAGTGATTGgacctctcttcttttttcctcttctctacatGATTTTCCAGCTTGGGGAAGGGCTTCTCCTTATTGCCATTTTTAAATgctacaataaaataaaaactcccaagg